A portion of the Sulfuriferula sp. AH1 genome contains these proteins:
- a CDS encoding argininosuccinate synthase, with protein sequence MSDVKKVVLAYSGGLDTSVILKWLQDEYRCEVVTFTADIGQGEELEPAREKAKKFGVKEIFIDDLREEFVRDFVFPMFRANTVYEGEYLLGTSIARPLIAKRLIEITNLTGADAISHGATGKGNDQVRFELGAYALKPDIKIIAPWREWDLLSREKLLAYAEKHGIPVEMKHKHGGSPYSMDANLLHISYEGRALENPAIEAEADMWRWTVSPEQAPDAAEYVDLEYRQGDIVAINGVAMSAATALTELNRLGGKHGIGRQDLVENRYVGMKSRGCYETPGGTIMLKAHRAIESITLDREVAHLKDELMPRYASLIYNGYWWSPERKMLQTMIDASQTTVNGWVRVKLYKGNVMVVGRDSKTDSLFDPTIATFEDDEGAYNQADAGGFIKLNALRLRIAAKLRK encoded by the coding sequence ATGAGCGACGTTAAAAAAGTAGTGCTGGCCTATTCGGGCGGCCTGGATACCTCAGTAATCTTGAAATGGCTGCAAGACGAATACCGATGCGAAGTGGTTACCTTCACGGCTGATATCGGCCAGGGCGAAGAACTGGAACCTGCGCGCGAGAAAGCGAAGAAGTTTGGCGTCAAAGAGATTTTTATCGACGATTTGCGCGAAGAGTTTGTGCGCGATTTCGTGTTTCCGATGTTTCGCGCCAACACCGTGTACGAAGGCGAGTATCTGCTGGGCACTTCCATCGCACGTCCGCTGATCGCCAAGCGTCTGATTGAAATCACCAACCTGACCGGCGCGGATGCGATATCGCATGGCGCAACCGGCAAAGGTAATGATCAGGTTCGTTTCGAACTTGGCGCATATGCGCTGAAACCTGACATCAAGATCATTGCGCCATGGCGCGAATGGGATTTGCTGTCGCGTGAAAAACTGCTGGCCTATGCCGAAAAACACGGCATTCCTGTGGAAATGAAGCATAAGCACGGCGGCAGTCCTTACAGCATGGATGCCAATCTGCTGCATATTTCGTATGAAGGCCGCGCGCTGGAAAACCCGGCCATTGAAGCCGAGGCCGACATGTGGCGCTGGACAGTGTCGCCGGAACAGGCGCCGGATGCGGCGGAATATGTCGATCTCGAATACAGGCAAGGCGATATCGTTGCGATTAACGGTGTGGCGATGAGCGCAGCGACTGCATTGACCGAATTGAATCGCCTGGGTGGCAAGCACGGCATCGGTCGCCAGGATCTGGTCGAAAACCGTTACGTAGGCATGAAGTCGCGCGGCTGCTACGAAACCCCGGGCGGCACCATCATGCTCAAAGCTCACCGTGCGATAGAGTCGATCACGCTGGATCGTGAAGTCGCTCACCTCAAGGATGAGCTGATGCCGCGTTATGCCAGCCTGATTTATAACGGCTACTGGTGGAGTCCGGAACGCAAGATGCTGCAAACCATGATCGATGCTTCACAAACGACGGTTAATGGCTGGGTTCGCGTCAAATTGTACAAGGGCAATGTGATGGTAGTGGGGCGCGACTCCAAAACGGATTCGCTGTTTGATCCAACTATTGCGACGTTCGAGGATGATGAAGGCGCGTATAACCAGGCGGATGCCGGCGGCTTCATTAAACTGAACGCATTGCGTTTGCGTATCGCCGCAAAATTAAGAAAATAG
- a CDS encoding pyrimidine/purine nucleoside phosphorylase, producing the protein MNQFDQVSVVKQANIYFDGKCVSHTVLFADGSKKTIGVIFPSILVFNTGLPEIMEINSGICKVKLAGESDWKTYRAGEQFNVPGNSSFDIETVETLDYVCNFVTAA; encoded by the coding sequence ATGAATCAATTTGATCAGGTAAGCGTGGTAAAACAGGCCAATATTTATTTCGACGGCAAATGCGTATCGCATACGGTACTATTCGCTGACGGCAGCAAAAAAACCATAGGCGTCATTTTCCCGAGCATACTGGTGTTCAACACCGGCCTGCCGGAAATCATGGAAATCAATAGTGGCATATGCAAAGTAAAGCTGGCAGGGGAATCCGACTGGAAAACCTATCGTGCCGGCGAGCAATTCAACGTGCCGGGTAACAGCAGCTTTGATATTGAAACCGTGGAAACACTGGATTACGTCTGCAATTTTGTCACGGCGGCCTGA
- a CDS encoding tetratricopeptide repeat protein, translating into MKKQLKLAVMAMLMIATVESHAMTADEAKMVANAAVRGSASSQVLLAVMYRHGDGGYAKNDQLAAYWFEQAAQQGNPYAQMALGDLYEQGAGVNKNLKVAADWREKAAKRGNVQAQLKLGQMYLSGSGVVKDLNKAEYWLKRAAIEGNSEAQFELGKLYRTEGWKKHDPDLGNSWLAKSAAQGYEGAVEFVHFFEHIGLQLKEDLSQRAPQLHKLAADGDAEAQYQLAMRYEHGVGEKQDYAQAMYWFKQAANQGHVKAIKSLIHIYQQGLDDNPVSMVQAQYWQNKLDNH; encoded by the coding sequence ATGAAAAAACAACTCAAATTGGCTGTCATGGCAATGCTGATGATCGCGACGGTGGAGAGCCATGCGATGACGGCAGACGAGGCCAAAATGGTCGCAAATGCGGCTGTGCGCGGCAGCGCAAGCTCACAAGTGCTGCTGGCTGTAATGTATCGCCATGGCGATGGCGGTTATGCCAAAAATGATCAGCTGGCTGCGTACTGGTTCGAGCAGGCCGCCCAACAGGGCAATCCTTATGCGCAAATGGCGTTGGGCGATTTGTACGAGCAGGGTGCAGGCGTCAACAAGAACCTGAAGGTTGCCGCCGACTGGCGTGAAAAAGCAGCCAAACGCGGTAATGTGCAGGCCCAGTTAAAACTCGGTCAAATGTATCTGTCCGGCAGTGGGGTGGTCAAGGACCTGAACAAAGCCGAATACTGGCTCAAGCGAGCGGCTATCGAGGGCAATAGCGAAGCGCAATTTGAGTTGGGCAAACTTTATCGGACCGAAGGCTGGAAGAAGCATGATCCGGACCTGGGCAATAGCTGGCTGGCAAAGTCGGCAGCGCAAGGCTACGAAGGCGCTGTTGAATTCGTGCATTTTTTTGAGCATATCGGCCTGCAGTTAAAAGAGGATTTGAGTCAGCGTGCGCCGCAGTTGCACAAACTGGCAGCGGATGGCGACGCAGAAGCGCAATACCAGCTGGCGATGCGCTATGAACACGGCGTCGGGGAGAAGCAGGACTATGCCCAAGCGATGTACTGGTTCAAGCAAGCTGCCAATCAGGGGCATGTAAAGGCGATCAAAAGTCTGATACATATCTACCAGCAAGGTCTGGATGACAATCCTGTCAGCATGGTGCAAGCACAATACTGGCAAAATAAGCTGGATAACCACTAA
- a CDS encoding DUF599 domain-containing protein encodes MNSTYFSVNASNDLLSLLFCAALLGLYHVYLAYKVKKRPTYTIQAVNRIARTAWVETIMQERRDVLAVQTLRNSTMAATFLASTAVLLIIGVLTLSGQGANLSTTWHALNMVGTTESSVWLAKLMLLLSDLFVAFFCFSMSIRMFNHVGFMINVPLALNHKMISAQHVALHLNRAGKFYSIGMRAFYFLVPLVFWLFGPHFMVASTILLIFVLYFLDRAPKVMSDDYSE; translated from the coding sequence ATGAATAGTACATATTTTTCTGTAAATGCCTCGAATGATTTGCTTAGCCTGCTTTTTTGCGCTGCTCTGCTCGGTCTTTATCATGTTTATCTGGCTTATAAAGTTAAAAAGCGCCCCACTTATACTATACAGGCGGTTAACCGGATTGCACGGACGGCATGGGTAGAAACCATAATGCAGGAGCGACGTGACGTGCTTGCCGTGCAAACGCTACGTAACTCGACCATGGCGGCGACATTTCTCGCCTCCACAGCGGTACTGCTTATCATCGGCGTGCTGACTCTGAGTGGGCAAGGTGCCAATCTGAGTACTACATGGCATGCTCTGAATATGGTGGGAACTACCGAGAGTTCGGTCTGGCTCGCAAAACTGATGCTGTTGTTGAGTGACCTGTTTGTCGCATTCTTCTGTTTTTCAATGTCCATTCGCATGTTTAACCATGTTGGATTCATGATTAACGTGCCTTTGGCGCTCAATCATAAAATGATTTCCGCACAACATGTTGCGTTGCATCTCAATCGGGCAGGCAAGTTTTACAGTATCGGAATGCGGGCATTCTATTTCCTGGTACCGCTGGTATTCTGGCTGTTCGGACCCCATTTCATGGTCGCATCGACTATACTGCTGATTTTCGTATTGTATTTCCTTGATCGTGCGCCCAAAGTGATGTCGGACGATTATTCGGAATGA
- a CDS encoding YajQ family cyclic di-GMP-binding protein, protein MPSFDIVSEVDKQEVKNAVEQTNKEVSTRFDFKGSDARVEQAEYALTVFADDEFKLDQVQEVLNNKLIKRSIDIKCLDFGKVEKVTGNKVKRTVTVKTGVEIELAKKIVKEIKDSKLKVQASIQGDTVRVTGGKRDLLQEAIALVRKQVADFPLQFQNFRD, encoded by the coding sequence GTGCCAAGTTTTGATATTGTGTCTGAAGTGGATAAGCAGGAAGTCAAAAATGCGGTGGAACAAACCAACAAGGAGGTTTCCACCCGTTTCGACTTCAAAGGTTCTGATGCACGTGTCGAACAAGCCGAATATGCGTTAACCGTGTTCGCGGATGACGAGTTCAAGCTCGATCAAGTGCAGGAAGTGCTGAATAACAAGCTTATCAAGCGCAGCATCGATATCAAATGCCTGGATTTCGGTAAAGTCGAAAAAGTGACGGGTAACAAAGTCAAACGTACCGTCACCGTAAAAACCGGCGTGGAAATCGAGCTGGCAAAGAAAATAGTCAAGGAAATTAAAGACAGCAAGCTGAAAGTGCAAGCCAGCATTCAAGGCGACACCGTGCGCGTCACTGGTGGCAAACGTGATCTGCTCCAGGAAGCCATCGCCCTGGTACGCAAGCAGGTTGCTGATTTTCCACTGCAATTCCAAAATTTCCGCGATTAA
- a CDS encoding CBS domain-containing protein, whose product MIIRDILTIKEGNEICAISPNHTVADAVALMVKHDVGSLVVRQDGVMVGLLTERDVLRGLNQHGGNFMTQTVSGMMVTEPIIGNPDDTVDYVRGVMTENRVSHLPVMEGDNLLGIISFHDVARACLNAADFENRLLKRYIKHWPE is encoded by the coding sequence ATGATTATCCGTGACATTTTGACGATCAAAGAAGGTAATGAAATCTGTGCGATTTCGCCGAATCATACTGTAGCGGATGCTGTTGCGTTAATGGTGAAGCATGACGTAGGTTCACTCGTTGTACGCCAGGATGGCGTCATGGTGGGTTTGCTGACGGAACGCGATGTATTGCGTGGACTCAATCAGCATGGCGGCAATTTCATGACGCAAACCGTCAGTGGCATGATGGTCACTGAGCCGATTATCGGTAACCCTGACGATACTGTGGATTATGTTCGCGGCGTGATGACCGAAAATCGTGTCAGTCACCTTCCGGTGATGGAGGGCGATAATCTGCTGGGCATTATTTCCTTTCACGACGTCGCCCGCGCCTGTCTGAATGCAGCCGATTTCGAGAATCGTCTGTTAAAGCGCTATATCAAACATTGGCCTGAGTAA